The DNA region TTTGCGTCCTTCATATTGCCCACCTGGGCCGAGAACCTGATCAACCAAAGTAGCCCTTAAGCTGGCAGAGTATCAATCCTTGCATATAGATGTCCATACGGCGCCTCCGATCTTACCCAAATATGCTGTCTATGACAgactttgatttcttcttttttttctttgaaacCTTCTTGCTTGGCAATAAGGTTTCCGTAACAGTAACGGCATTGCGCGTGGTAGCTTGAACTGGCGCCTCAATGATCTCCTCGCCTATCTCCTCCATTCCTGGATATGGCTGGTTTTCCCCCAATGACACAGGAATCTTCCGTGCTTTGATCGATATTGTCCTATCGAGACACCCAACATCCTGGAATCTGATCCGGAAGAGAGCCAGAACTAGCTTGTAAGTAGAGAACACCCTGCTCAGTAAACCAATCAATGTTACACCGAGTGTGACGAACTGTCCCAGGGCTATGACGCCATTGAAATCGTGATAGGTCTTGGATAGCTGTCGCTTGTTGAAATCGTTCATCAGTTTGTACAACCTAATCACCTCTTCAGTTTTCTCGACCGATGGTTTCTGCAAAATCTCCAGTACCTGACCACagttcctcttcatcatgtTGAGTCGTTTCCACCACACCGACCTTCTATGCTGGTTTTTATTCCTATGCCAGACGAGATGAAGTAACAGAAACTCCTTCCGCAGCTGCAGAAAGAGATCTCTTTGGCTATTCACCTTATCGTTTCCTTCCATTGTCCTCCCTGTGTTGTATTCTGAAGAGCTATCTCATCGCTCACAGTTTTTCAACCATATACTCATTGACTGACAGCCATATCTCGTTGAACAACCCAATAAGCTGGGAGTGAGCAAATACTGACGAGGGCAAGCCATAGTAATGCTAAGAGATCGAATGAGGCTTTCTAGGTTTGCTGGTCCTTCAAAATTTCGGTTCTCTGTAGATCTTCAAGGCCTAAAGCACACCTTTATCTATGAAAAACAGTTCATCACTCCTTAACATTGGATGGAAGCCACTAGTCCAGAGCTGAACGTCTAGATGTCATATCAGAGACCGCCAATGCCACTTCCTGACGATGAACCATCTCTGCTGCAGCATATACAATCGTCTAAGGTAGCTCCCCCTTTGCCACCTCGAGGCTTAGAAGGTGATCGTCCTCCACCACTTCCTGTGCGAAAAGAGACAACTCGCCGAGGAGTTGCTCAAGTGCCATTCACTACTGCAACCAGCACGATAGACTTGAATGGTATCCTTCCCAGTGGTCCTCCTTTAGATGTGTTTTCGAGGGTTGGTCATGAAGTGCCATTGCCGCCGATGGCGAGACAGGACAGCCCGCCCGTACAGACCAACAAGTTTTACGGCAACATGTTGCTAGGAAATCAAGCGAATGCTGTGTGGACACATCCTTACTCTTTATGGTATGCAAGAGATTCGAACTTCTTTGGAATGGCAGTGTCTCATACTACTTCTTCGCAGCGCGTCTACGGATCTGGCACTCCGCCACagtacttcttcaatccAATTGGCATCAAGTCGTTTGTCTTCTCTTCGGCAGAGTTCGAGGGGCCCGGCGATCTATCGCTAAAACTTGGCTCTCCCAAGCATATGTCAGTGCAAGTTTATCTACACAAGAATGACGAACAATACGTACACTTTCCTCTGTTGCAGGGAATGGGGTTTGTGAGTGCTGTATACGTCAACATGCAACCAAAGATCCAATCTGCGGTTGGATTTCGCCGCTTTGAAAGCGCTCAAATTCTTGGAAGCACGCAAAAATATAATGTACTGCTCGAGGATAACCGCAAATGGACCGTGTACGTGACCCCCGCGCCAGGCCAACCTCTAAGCTTTGAATTGCAAGGCGGAAACACTGTCCTGGGATCACATCGCGTCTCGCAATGTCTCATTCAAATTGTGGCAGACGACTCTTCAGCTATCGACCAAGCTGCCGGATGCTATCCCACTGACTGCTCGCTTGCTTGTTCTGTTGCGGGCGGCACTGGCACTTACAAACTAACTTATCAACTGGCCGGTAGCTCAGTGAGTGGAAAAACATTGATGTACGCGCTGCCACATCATGTCAGCAGTTTCTGTAAACCGATGACTTCTAAACTGATAGAATCTAAACTGGATTCTACGGTATGTGGTCAAATGACGGGTCTTATCACCGATGTGTTCGAAATGACCGTGAGTGTTCCCAATGTGGGGTTCTTTCCAGCTACCACTATTCCAGGTAAAAATAATCCTCCACAGTACTCTGCTGATGTCTTGGAGGCAATCAAAAAAGCAGCATCTTCGGAGGTAAACGGGGATGTGATCAACGAATCGAATCTCAACTCTATGTACTTTTCCGGTAAAGTACTGGCTAAATATGCCTGGGTACTGTATTGCTGCTGTTACATTATCAATGACAGCGCCTTGGTTTCTCAACTCCTTCCAAAGCTGAAAGGCGCCATGGGCAGATTCGTCGGCAACAGCCAGATTTTGCCGTTGAGATATGATAAAACATGGGGAGGCCTTATATCTTCGGGAACACCTTCTGACGATTTTGGTAACTCTTACTACAATGACCATCACTTTCACTACAGTTACCATGTAATCACCGCGGCCATCTTGTCGATAGTCGACCGAGATGCCGGAGAGAATAGTTGGCTTACCGAAAACAGGGAGTGGGTAGAAAATCTCTTGAGGGATTACGCCAACCCTTCGGAATATGACAGCTACTTCCCAGCCTTCAGGTCGTTCGACTGGTTTAATGGCCATTCGTGGGCCAAAGGGCTGTTTGAAAGCGGAGATggcaaagatgaagaatcgagTTCTGAAGACGTCAACGCGTCCTACGCTATCAAACTTTGGGGGCTGGCTACACACAACCAATCACTTATTGCCTTGGGTGACATTCAACTGGGAATATTGAACACTTCATTGAACTCGTATTTCCTCTATTCGGATGACAACAAAATCATGCCTCCATCTTTTATTCCCAACAAGGTCAGTGGTATCCTTTTCGAAAACAAGATAGATCACACAACATATTTTGGAACCAATTTGGAGTACATTCAAATGATACATGCCATACCAATAACTCCGGCCTCTTCGTTTGTCAGACATCCTACTTTCGTTCAAGAGGAATGGGACCAAAAGCTGGCTCCCATAGTTGCCCAAGTTCAAGATGGTTGGAAAGGCGTCATGCTTCTAAATCTTGCTTTATGCAATCCTAAGGCTTCCTacgacttcttcaacagctcgTCTTTCACGTCTGCCTATTTGGATAATGGCCAAAGCTTAACGTGGTCACTAGCTTACTCTGGCGCCTTCCTATGAGCATGACAATTTAATATAGCTGGCCAACAATGCTTTCGACGACAATCATCAATTACCTTCATTATTAGAGTTAAATCAGCAATTTGGCTTCGTTTACTTTAAACAACACTACCGTAATAGATGACTTCAATTGCTTGGTAGAATTCGATCTCTCAGGGAATCAACTCAATGAACCGTTAAAGTGAAGTAAAGTCACCTTTGTTTGTTCAGTTGACTGGGGTTATTGATTCGATCCCTCACCTAGTTGACATCATTATTTGGCTCAACCGATGTCTGATTTGATCGAATTGCAAAGGGCGTACTTTCTgaatctgatcaacgaGATTCAAACCGAGCACAACGTCAAATTTCTGGTTATTGATGAGCAAGTAGAGACTCTACTTTCCTATATTTTTGAATCTCCTCAGCAGTTGCTTCGTCATGTCACAGCAGTGGACAGGATTGACTCGCCGAACAGAAAGGGACAACCTTCGGTGGAAGTAATTTATCTTCTGAAACCGACGAAGTTCAACATCAACTGCATTGACGTAGATTTCTGCAACAGACCTCCGAAATATAAGAAATGCCACATTAGGTTTCTACCGGAAAGTGAACCGCACATTATGCGGTTCTTTGGATCTAAGAAATATATTCCGCAATATATGGCCACAATTAATGAAGCTAAGCTCTCTTTCATTCCGAAACAATCACAGGTCTTCCTGACTTCCGATATTGACAAGCCTTTACAGATATTTTTCAATAAGCAATGCTCTAATTTAATCGATAAAAACTTGCAGAAAATGCTGCAATCGCTTTTAAATTTATGCATTATCACTGGAGAGTATCCCATCATCAGGTATTCAAAACCGTCGCAGGATCAATTTAGTTTGGCACCGGGTACAGCTCTTGCTAAAAGACTGGCGTACGATTTTCAGAGCCTTCTTGACGGTTATGCTAGAGAGAACAATGattttcctcctccttcgTCGAGGCCGAGATCCATTCTTGTGATTACCGATAGAGCGCTGGATCCTTTTAGCCCTTTGTTGCATGATTTTAGCTACCAAGCGATGGCTTATGATGCCGTACCTGAGCTTG from Torulaspora globosa chromosome 3, complete sequence includes:
- the RMP1 gene encoding Rmp1p (ancestral locus Anc_8.353), with the translated sequence MEGNDKVNSQRDLFLQLRKEFLLLHLVWHRNKNQHRRSVWWKRLNMMKRNCGQVLEILQKPSVEKTEEVIRLYKLMNDFNKRQLSKTYHDFNGVIALGQFVTLGVTLIGLLSRVFSTYKLVLALFRIRFQDVGCLDRTISIKARKIPVSLGENQPYPGMEEIGEEIIEAPVQATTRNAVTVTETLLPSKKVSKKKKKKSKSVIDSIFG
- the ACF2 gene encoding endo-1,3(4)-beta-glucanase (ancestral locus Anc_8.352), producing MSYQRPPMPLPDDEPSLLQHIQSSKVAPPLPPRGLEGDRPPPLPVRKETTRRGVAQVPFTTATSTIDLNGILPSGPPLDVFSRVGHEVPLPPMARQDSPPVQTNKFYGNMLLGNQANAVWTHPYSLWYARDSNFFGMAVSHTTSSQRVYGSGTPPQYFFNPIGIKSFVFSSAEFEGPGDLSLKLGSPKHMSVQVYLHKNDEQYVHFPLLQGMGFVSAVYVNMQPKIQSAVGFRRFESAQILGSTQKYNVLLEDNRKWTVYVTPAPGQPLSFELQGGNTVLGSHRVSQCLIQIVADDSSAIDQAAGCYPTDCSLACSVAGGTGTYKLTYQLAGSSVSGKTLMYALPHHVSSFCKPMTSKLIESKLDSTVCGQMTGLITDVFEMTVSVPNVGFFPATTIPGKNNPPQYSADVLEAIKKAASSEVNGDVINESNLNSMYFSGKVLAKYAWVLYCCCYIINDSALVSQLLPKLKGAMGRFVGNSQILPLRYDKTWGGLISSGTPSDDFGNSYYNDHHFHYSYHVITAAILSIVDRDAGENSWLTENREWVENLLRDYANPSEYDSYFPAFRSFDWFNGHSWAKGLFESGDGKDEESSSEDVNASYAIKLWGLATHNQSLIALGDIQLGILNTSLNSYFLYSDDNKIMPPSFIPNKVSGILFENKIDHTTYFGTNLEYIQMIHAIPITPASSFVRHPTFVQEEWDQKLAPIVAQVQDGWKGVMLLNLALCNPKASYDFFNSSSFTSAYLDNGQSLTWSLAYSGAFL